The following nucleotide sequence is from Rhodospirillales bacterium.
GAAACTAATTTTAAATTATAGTTGTCTTCCATCTGGCCAGCATCAACATCAATGTGCGTTACGTTCACAAAGAACCTATATAATATACCTGGTGAAGGGCTTGGAGCCCACTTACCGTGGATCAATTTAACGAATCATCTCTTTTATACAAGCGGCAATTTCGTTGTTTTACGTACAGCGCTTGATGTCTTCTAAGCTTGGGATCCATAACAGAATTGTGTGAGAAAAGCATTGAGCCGCGCATCCCGCCGAAGAAGAACCATAAAATCAAAAGCGCATATGACGAAGCGCTCTACAAACAGCGCCGCAAGGTCGAGAACATGTTGTATGAGATCCCTCGTCGTAAACTCCTCGGGATGACGAATTAAAAAGTAGTTCAGCGCCCATGCCAAGGCAAATGGATAATTATGGCCTATCCAAAACCTTCACGTACAACGCGGGTCAATGTCAGCACATGCACCTTGGCTGCGCCGGATTTGAGCAGGGTTTTCGTGCATTCCTTCACGGTCGCGCCCGTGGTGAATACGTCGTCTATCAGTACAACCGTTTTTCCGTGGATGATTTTTTCACGATCCGGGCAGAGCGCAAAGGCGCGCTTGACGTTTTTGTGACGTTCAGCGGCCTTCAGATGCCCCTGCACGGGCGTAGCGCGGGTGCGGCGCAGAGCATGATATTCCACAGGAATATTGACCGCCTTTGACAGCGCACAGGCCATAATTGCGGACTGATTATAACGCCGGGATAAAAGCCGCCAGCGGTGTAACGGCACGGGAATTAGTATATCGGCTTCTTCCAGTATTCGCGCCCCGGCCTTTTCCAGCCATAGCACAAAAGCCCGCGCAATATGGGTTTGATCGCCATGTTTAAAGCCCAAAACCAGATCACGTGAAGTATCGTTGTATTTCAAAGCCGAACGGGCAAGATCAAAAGGTGGCGGGCGATCAAGGCATGAGGCGCACAGCGAGCCTTCCTCGACTTCAAAATCAAAAGGAAAGCCGCACTGAGCGCATACGGGATCGGTGATAAATTCAAGCGTATTCCAGGCCTGAGGGCTGAGCATACCTTGCTGATCGACCGTTTCGCCCGTGACCACGCAACGCGGCGGCAAAACGGTGTCTACCGCTTGCATGAGCATGTCTTGAAAGGGTTTAAAGGCTGCATCCATAAGATTTAAAAAACCACAGATCAATGCAGATGAACACGGTTTTTTTGGGGGCATCATTGCGAGGAAGGCCGTCAGATCTGACGCGGCAATCCAATGGCAGATAGATAGATAGCTTCGCCTTCGGCTCGCAATGACGAAAAAAGCGCTGTTTAACGCTTATATATTTGAATATTTTGCGTAAAATCGCTATGGTGCGTCGCTATGGCAGAAAAACTGGAAACAGAAGCGGAAAGTTATATCGAGAAGCGCAACTTGCTGCTGAAAGATATTGAGCCTGCCGTCATCAGTAAAGCATGGTTTACACTGTCGCACTTGTTACTGGATGAAGGGGCACATGTGGTGGATATGGGCTGCGATGATGGGGCAATGACCTATGCTATGGCGGCAATGAATCCGAAGGTGCACTTCACAGGACTGGACAAGGCCAAACGTCAGGTGAACAAAGCCAAAGAGATCTATAAACTGTTTAATCTCGATTTTAAAGTTGGGGATGCCTCTTCGGAGATTTTTGAGCCTGAATCCGTTGATGCGGTTATCAATTCTTATATCCTTCACGAGATTTTTTCGAATTCGCGTTATAGCGAACAAACTGTTAGCGATACGCTGCGTAAGCAATTCAAGATGCTGAAAAAAGGCGGCGTGATGTTTATTCGCGATTTTGCGAAACCACCGCCGGAAGAATTTGTTCTGCTTGAAATGCCTGATGAGCCAAGCACGGGCAAGACCCTTGCGCGTCTTTCTCCCCCCGATATTCTGGTATGGTATGCAGAACATGCCCGTCCCCGTCAAGATGCGGGCTGCGGCGGGTTTTTTCTTGAAGAACTGCCTGAGCGGTTTCCACGTACGCGGCTATTTCGCCTGCCGTATAAATGGGCCTATGAATTTATTATGCGCAAGGATGATCGCTCTCACTGGGAAAGTGAGCTGCCAAAAGAATACACGTTCTTTACGCCAATGGAATTTCGTAAAGAACTCAGTGCACTCGGCGCGCGGGTGCAATATTCCGGCCCACATTGGGATGATGATCTGATTAAGGAAAAGTTTGAAGGGCGTTTTCGCCTATATGCGGATGATGGTACGCCTTTGGGTGATCCGCCAACTTGTTATGTTGCTGTGGCTTATAAGATGGCAGAACGTAAGAGCCTGCATATTGAGGAGCGCCGTCCGTCTTCAACGGATTCTGGAAAGCTCAAAATCACCGCCATGCGCAACGAGAAAACCGGTGAAATCATGGATGTCGTGAGCCGGGATATTGATGTGAGCGAGGTCATTCCTTACCGCGTTGATGAAGAAGGGCGGCTGAAAATTTACCTGCACGACGGGGTGGCGCGCTCTATCACCAACGCCGTGCCGCGCGGCGGAGTGAATATTGATGAGCGGCGCTGGTCCGGGCATATGGCGGAAGCCATTACTGTCGATGGAGAAGCGATTTCATCAATCGAAACGTTTGATGTTAAGCATAGCGTTCTTTTCGCGCGTGATTATCTGGGCTTAAAACCTGAGGCTAATGCGATTATCGAACATGGGCCTGATTATTACCCTGCGCCCGATTATATTGATGAACGCATTCACACTTTTTACCTGCGGGTATGCCCTAGCAAAAATGCGGTGACGCCGAAAAAGGTCATCGGCGTAGAAAAATTTCAGGCCAAAGGCGTGGTGCGCGAAATGGATGCGCAGCAGGTTCTGAACGCTATTACGGTGGGAATGATTCCGAATGCGCGGCTGGAGATGCAAATTCTGTCTTTGTTTCATCATCTGAGACTGCGCGCAGAAACGTGGACATCAAGGCAACTCAATTTACAGGTTTCGAAAATCAATAAAAAAGCTGATGTAAAAAATCTTCTGACAAAAATGGGCGAAGAAGATTTTCGCTTTAAAAAGGTTAAAGGCACCACCGGACAATTGCGTTCCGTGCATTCCACCTTTGTTGAAGAGGGGCAAAGCCGCGGGAGCATATCGGGGCTATCGGCTGAAAGCGTTGATTTCATCGTTCATGACGGTAAGACAATCAATACGGCTGTTGTGCTGCCGCTCACGAAAGATGAAAAAAACACCGTGCATGCAGGCGTGGTTACCCATCATTTACCCGTACCCCAGCGGCATGAGGGCAACGGGCTAACAATTTCGGTGCCGAGTTTTAACGTGCCGGCCGAAGTGACCAACCTCAAAATGATGAAGAAGTTTCTGGCTGATGAGTTTGGCGTAACGCCGAACAAGATTATTAAGCTGGGGGAGAGTTATTTTACCCATGTCGGCATGACACCACACCGCATTCATCCGTTTGTTGTGGCCGCCCCTGCCGAAGCGATGAAGGGGCCGAACACCAAGTTTTTGCCGTTTTATCAATTGATGCTGCTCCAGCGTCTACTCTCGAAAGAACCGCATTTCATGCTGGCTGTGGCACGGGCCTACCGGTATTTTCATGAGGAAATGCGTCTGGATGCCAAGCGGCAGGTCAAAGCGATTTTACAGCAGCGTTTTGCCGGGCAAGAGCCGGACTGGTCGATTCCGCTGAATTATAATTCTTTGGAAGTGCTGAAAGCGCAAACGCAGGAAAAGCTGAAATATCAGGCCGAAGTGCAGCTCAAAGAACGGCTGGAAGAGAAAAAAGAGGATGTAAAGAAAGCACAGCACAAGGCCTTCCATCAGCAAAACACGCCGATGCCCATTGAAGAAAAACCCCAAGACCCCAAACCTCAAGCTGATGAGCCTAATTACGCTGCAGAGGAGATTTCTCCAGCGCAGGAAAAAGAATTTGAGGCGGAGTTAGAGGCGTTTATGGATGTGGTAGAAAACGAACCTGACCTCACGCCGCGCCCAGAAAAATGGTGAAGCCGAATGACAATACCACTCTGTTTGACCCTGATGCGCGACGCGTAGCGCGCCGGCGCGCTGCTTCGAGCTTTGATCAATATCGGTTTTTACATGATATGGCCTGGGGGCAAATTCTCGATCGGCTGGGCGATGTTCGGCGCGACTTTGGTGCGCGCCATAATTTGTCTGCGCACGACTTTGACAATGAGACTGAAGCGCTGGCCTTTGAACCTGAAAGCCTTGCGTTGATCACCAGTTGTTTGAACCTGCATGCGGTCAATGATTTGCCGGGCCTGCTAGTGCAGATTCGCAAGAGCCTCAAGCCCGACGGGTTGTTTATGGCGGCGATGTTCGGTGGTGAAACGCTTTATGAGTTGCGCGAAAGCCTGATGGAAACAGAATTGACCTTAAAGGGCGGCGCAAGCCCACGGGTTTTTCCATTTGCGGATAAGCAGCAGATGGGCGGGCTGCTTCAGCGCGCGGGGTTTGCCCTGCCGGTGGTGGATTCGGATATTGTGCGAGTGAGTTATGAGGACATATTTAAGCTCATGCATGATCTGCGCGGCATGGGGGAGAGCAATGTGATTGCGGCGCGCAGCCGCATTAATCCAGGCAAAGCGTTTTTCACGCGCGCGGGACAGTATTATCAGGAACATTTTACGGAAAAAGACGGACGGATCACGGCGAGCTTTGAGATTATATATCTGATCGGCTGGGCACCGCATGAAAGCCAGCAACAGCCTCTCAAACCGGGGAGTGCGGAAAGACGGCTGGCTGATGCGCTCATGACCAGAGAAGAAAAAGCGGGAGAGCCCCTATGATCAACGTCACACTCATTCCGGTTCATAAGGATAATTACTGCTATTTGCTAGAAGGCGATGACGGCAGCGTTGCGATTGTCGATCCCGGCGAGGCTGGGCCAGTGATTGCAGCACTTGAGGCGAAGGGTCTCAAACCAGATGTGATTTTGATCACGCATCATCATTGGGATCATATTGACGGGACCTCCGGCCTGCTCAAATGGCATCCCTGCCCGGTTGCCGGACCGGCCAGTGAAACCGCCCGCATTCCCCAGATGGATATTTTTCTGGATGAGGATAGCAATTTTAAATTTGGCGGTGAAGCATTGCATGTGCTCGAAACACCGGGACATACACGCGGCGCTATTTGCCTGTATTTTCCTGAGAACAAGCTGGTGTTTACAGGTGATACGCTATTTTCCATGGGGTGTGGGCGGCTGTTTGAGGGCACGCCCGAACAAATGTGGCATTCGTTACAAAAGATTGCTGCACTTCCCGATGATACGCAAGTTTACTGCGGTCATGAATATACGCTGGCCAATGCGGAATTTTGTTTAAGGATTGCGCCAGATAATGCAAAACTGCAAGAGCGCGTCAAACAGGTCCGTGCCTTGCGTAAACAAGGAAAATCAACGCTGCCGGTTTTATTAAAAACTGAAAAAGAGACCAATGTGTTTTTACGCGCCGGATCGGCAAAAGATTTTGCCAAACTGCGCGCATTGAAAGATCAGGCGTAAACCCTATTCTTCATCGCCTTCGAGTTTTTTCTCATCTTTTTTAGGTTTGAGCTTTGGCTTAGGGTTATCAGACTTTTTTTCGTTGCCTTTGCTCAGGTCGGCATCATCTTTCTTTTGCGCGCCTCTGGCATCGCGGTGGGCGGGAATCGGCATAGGTTTTTGTGTCATCTGCTTGCGATCACTTACAGCAATTTCAATTTCCAGACGCGAGGCGACTTTGCGCAGCTCATGGACGGCGTCTTGCAGAGTTTCGCGCGCGGTGGCATTTTTCTTGTCTCCGTCCCAGGCATCATAGGCTTTCAAACAATTGGCAGTGCTGTCTTGTAAGCGCTGTTTTACTTCATCTGACATGGCGTGTCTCCCTGTTTCACTCAATGAGATACCAGATTAACGAGCGCTTCGTCGATACGCAACCTTCCTAAAGAGGTAATTTATTCATTTCCAAAAATGGTGTTGAGCTGTTGGGATACACGAATGAATGTTGTGCGCTTTGAAAGCTCTTTCAACTGGCGTGCACCAACATAGGTGCAGGTTGATCTCAGACCACCAAGAATGTCTTGCAGACTGGCTTCAACGGGACCGCGGTATGGAACCTTAACCGTTTTGCCTTCGCTGGCACGGTATTCCGCAACGCCGCCTTTATGTTTTTTCATCGCGGTCGAACTGCTCATTCCATAGAATTGCAAGAATTTTTCACCGCCCTCTTTGACAATTTTCTGTTCGCTCTCATCATGCCCGGCGAGCATGCCGCCCAGCATAACGAAGTCCGCGCCAGCGGCAAGGGCTTTGGCGATGTCGCCCGGCACGGTGCACCCACCGTCGCCGCAGATCAAACCGCCAAGGCCATGGGCGGCATCAGCGCATTCGATGATCGCGGAGAGCTGTGGATAGCCTACTCCAGTCATTTTACGTGTTGTACAGACGCTGCCCGGTCCGATACCGACTTTTACAACATCAACGCCTGCGAGGATGAGTTCTTCAACCATTTCACCGGTTACAACATTGCCAGCCATAATGGTCAGATCCGGGTATTTATTGCGGATGCTTTTGACAAAATCGACAAAATGTTCGGAATAACCATTGGCAACATCAACGCAGATTTTATCCGGATGGTGGCCAGCCTTCATAAACTCATCGAGTTTTTCTTCATCTTCCTTGACCATGCCGATGGAATACCAGACCGAGCCATGACCGGCATCACCGTAGAATTTTTGCAGTTCTTTGAGGGGGTAATGCTTGTGCAGCGCTACGCTCAAGCCATTTCCGTCCTCG
It contains:
- a CDS encoding ComF family protein → MLMQAVDTVLPPRCVVTGETVDQQGMLSPQAWNTLEFITDPVCAQCGFPFDFEVEEGSLCASCLDRPPPFDLARSALKYNDTSRDLVLGFKHGDQTHIARAFVLWLEKAGARILEEADILIPVPLHRWRLLSRRYNQSAIMACALSKAVNIPVEYHALRRTRATPVQGHLKAAERHKNVKRAFALCPDREKIIHGKTVVLIDDVFTTGATVKECTKTLLKSGAAKVHVLTLTRVVREGFG
- a CDS encoding methyltransferase domain-containing protein yields the protein MAEKLETEAESYIEKRNLLLKDIEPAVISKAWFTLSHLLLDEGAHVVDMGCDDGAMTYAMAAMNPKVHFTGLDKAKRQVNKAKEIYKLFNLDFKVGDASSEIFEPESVDAVINSYILHEIFSNSRYSEQTVSDTLRKQFKMLKKGGVMFIRDFAKPPPEEFVLLEMPDEPSTGKTLARLSPPDILVWYAEHARPRQDAGCGGFFLEELPERFPRTRLFRLPYKWAYEFIMRKDDRSHWESELPKEYTFFTPMEFRKELSALGARVQYSGPHWDDDLIKEKFEGRFRLYADDGTPLGDPPTCYVAVAYKMAERKSLHIEERRPSSTDSGKLKITAMRNEKTGEIMDVVSRDIDVSEVIPYRVDEEGRLKIYLHDGVARSITNAVPRGGVNIDERRWSGHMAEAITVDGEAISSIETFDVKHSVLFARDYLGLKPEANAIIEHGPDYYPAPDYIDERIHTFYLRVCPSKNAVTPKKVIGVEKFQAKGVVREMDAQQVLNAITVGMIPNARLEMQILSLFHHLRLRAETWTSRQLNLQVSKINKKADVKNLLTKMGEEDFRFKKVKGTTGQLRSVHSTFVEEGQSRGSISGLSAESVDFIVHDGKTINTAVVLPLTKDEKNTVHAGVVTHHLPVPQRHEGNGLTISVPSFNVPAEVTNLKMMKKFLADEFGVTPNKIIKLGESYFTHVGMTPHRIHPFVVAAPAEAMKGPNTKFLPFYQLMLLQRLLSKEPHFMLAVARAYRYFHEEMRLDAKRQVKAILQQRFAGQEPDWSIPLNYNSLEVLKAQTQEKLKYQAEVQLKERLEEKKEDVKKAQHKAFHQQNTPMPIEEKPQDPKPQADEPNYAAEEISPAQEKEFEAELEAFMDVVENEPDLTPRPEKW
- a CDS encoding SAM-dependent methyltransferase, with translation MVKPNDNTTLFDPDARRVARRRAASSFDQYRFLHDMAWGQILDRLGDVRRDFGARHNLSAHDFDNETEALAFEPESLALITSCLNLHAVNDLPGLLVQIRKSLKPDGLFMAAMFGGETLYELRESLMETELTLKGGASPRVFPFADKQQMGGLLQRAGFALPVVDSDIVRVSYEDIFKLMHDLRGMGESNVIAARSRINPGKAFFTRAGQYYQEHFTEKDGRITASFEIIYLIGWAPHESQQQPLKPGSAERRLADALMTREEKAGEPL
- the gloB gene encoding hydroxyacylglutathione hydrolase — translated: MINVTLIPVHKDNYCYLLEGDDGSVAIVDPGEAGPVIAALEAKGLKPDVILITHHHWDHIDGTSGLLKWHPCPVAGPASETARIPQMDIFLDEDSNFKFGGEALHVLETPGHTRGAICLYFPENKLVFTGDTLFSMGCGRLFEGTPEQMWHSLQKIAALPDDTQVYCGHEYTLANAEFCLRIAPDNAKLQERVKQVRALRKQGKSTLPVLLKTEKETNVFLRAGSAKDFAKLRALKDQA
- a CDS encoding GMP reductase; translated protein: MRIEESTKLDFKDVLIRPKRSTLSSRKNVDIAREFTFKWSGKKFNGVPIIAANMDGVGTFAMAKAFAEDGNGLSVALHKHYPLKELQKFYGDAGHGSVWYSIGMVKEDEEKLDEFMKAGHHPDKICVDVANGYSEHFVDFVKSIRNKYPDLTIMAGNVVTGEMVEELILAGVDVVKVGIGPGSVCTTRKMTGVGYPQLSAIIECADAAHGLGGLICGDGGCTVPGDIAKALAAGADFVMLGGMLAGHDESEQKIVKEGGEKFLQFYGMSSSTAMKKHKGGVAEYRASEGKTVKVPYRGPVEASLQDILGGLRSTCTYVGARQLKELSKRTTFIRVSQQLNTIFGNE